Part of the Lycium ferocissimum isolate CSIRO_LF1 chromosome 6, AGI_CSIRO_Lferr_CH_V1, whole genome shotgun sequence genome, GCCGTCCAATCCCATATGGATTCACTCCATAAATTCCTCTCAGATTCAGTCAACTCCAATACTTTACTTGGTCAACACCAAATCAACATGGTTTCCGATGAAATCACCTCAGCAATTCATCAAATCATCGTTAACGGTGCCGCTATCTTATCCTCAACCCAATCACCAAGTCCGATATCGAATCACAAAAGAACGTTTTCGGAATTCGATTATCGGGGAGATAGTTCTGAGGATAAAGTGTCCAAGTTGAAAGTGGAAGATGTTACGCGACAACAATATATGAAAGCAATAACAACAGCAGAAGAAAACAACACACAGTTTTACGTGAAAAATCCTCAAACAGAAGAAAACCCACGGCCAGACACCAACTCAGTCAGGTCCACAAATGATAAGAGACAACAATATATGAAACCAATAACAACAGAAAGAAACAACACCCaattttacgtggaaaactctcaagaaaaagaaaactcacGCCCAGTCAGCAACTCCACAAACTTAACAGAGGTTTTAGACGACGACGAAGAAGGGGAAATTATTGAACTGGATGCAGTTGAGTTACTAGCTGAGCACATCCACTTTTGTGATTACTGTGgaaaaggatttaaaagagatgCGAATTTACGTATGCATATGAGAGCTCATGGAAATCAATACAAAACACCAGAAGCATTAGCGAAACCTGAAAAAAAACACATCGAATCGAGTTCGGGTAATAAGACCAAGAGGTTTTCGTGTCCGTTcgtaggttgttgtaggaacaAAATGCATAATAAGTTTAGACCGTTGAAATCTGCGATTTGTGTGAAGAATCATTTCAAGAGAAGTCATTGTCCTAAGATGTATTCATGTACACGTTGTAATAAGAAGAGTTTTTCGGTACTTGCTGATTTGAAAAGCCATTTGAAGCATTGTGGTGAGACAAAATGGAAGTGTTCTTGTGGGACTAGTTTTTCAAGAAAGGATAAGTTGTTTGGTCATATGGCGTTGTTTGAAGGACATATGCCTGCTGTTGAAGGGGAAGAGGAGAATGTGGTAATGGATATCAAAACCGGGTTGGATAACGGGTTGTTGGATATAAGAACCGGGTCGGATGATGGGTTTTTGGATAGGTTAATGCTTGATGATGGGTTTGAATCAATTGATAGTTATTGCTTTCAAGATTTACTTGGATCTTCTTCTCCAAATGGTTTAAATACAGTTAATCAAGATACTACTGGATGGTTTGATAGTTGATAGTGCTGctatatgtatttgttgttTCAGAGTACATATTTTGTATTCTTTGTTTTATATCTTTCTATCTAATA contains:
- the LOC132059506 gene encoding protein SENSITIVE TO PROTON RHIZOTOXICITY 2-like codes for the protein MSFSGDLSHTPANTNLPLISEDPLVNLSAVQSHMDSLHKFLSDSVNSNTLLGQHQINMVSDEITSAIHQIIVNGAAILSSTQSPSPISNHKRTFSEFDYRGDSSEDKVSKLKVEDVTRQQYMKAITTAEENNTQFYVKNPQTEENPRPDTNSVRSTNDKRQQYMKPITTERNNTQFYVENSQEKENSRPVSNSTNLTEVLDDDEEGEIIELDAVELLAEHIHFCDYCGKGFKRDANLRMHMRAHGNQYKTPEALAKPEKKHIESSSGNKTKRFSCPFVGCCRNKMHNKFRPLKSAICVKNHFKRSHCPKMYSCTRCNKKSFSVLADLKSHLKHCGETKWKCSCGTSFSRKDKLFGHMALFEGHMPAVEGEEENVVMDIKTGLDNGLLDIRTGSDDGFLDRLMLDDGFESIDSYCFQDLLGSSSPNGLNTVNQDTTGWFDS